From a region of the Deltaproteobacteria bacterium genome:
- a CDS encoding response regulator, with translation MINGNEKRKKILLVDDSNFFLEVEKDFFNRTDCNVITANNGVEALKIIESDRPDMILMDLYMREMRGDECCRKIKENPLTKDIPIVIVTHSVSTADREQCKEAGCDDFIVKPINKATVLDRVRKFIGVDVREYEKAPISTEVIYAIENSPHKGYAYVISEEDIYIKGDILLHVGNVVKIIFNIAGIKADIEAECEVVWTTSGRTDLLPEIMPGMVMKFISISKENREYISSYVNLVNYIFSKP, from the coding sequence ATGATAAATGGCAATGAGAAACGGAAAAAAATCCTTCTTGTTGATGATTCAAATTTTTTTCTTGAAGTCGAGAAGGATTTCTTCAACAGGACTGACTGTAATGTTATAACGGCAAACAACGGCGTTGAAGCCCTTAAGATCATAGAGAGTGATCGCCCTGACATGATCCTTATGGATCTATACATGAGGGAGATGAGAGGTGATGAATGTTGCAGGAAAATCAAGGAAAATCCCCTGACAAAAGACATTCCCATCGTCATAGTCACCCATTCTGTAAGTACGGCAGACAGGGAGCAATGCAAAGAGGCAGGCTGTGATGATTTTATTGTTAAGCCTATCAATAAGGCAACCGTTCTCGACAGAGTAAGAAAATTTATCGGCGTTGACGTAAGGGAATATGAAAAAGCGCCCATCAGCACGGAAGTAATCTATGCCATAGAGAACAGTCCCCACAAAGGCTATGCCTATGTCATTAGTGAAGAAGATATCTATATTAAGGGAGACATCCTTCTCCATGTTGGAAATGTGGTAAAAATTATTTTTAATATTGCAGGGATAAAAGCGGACATAGAGGCCGAATGTGAAGTCGTCTGGACAACATCAGGACGGACGGATCTCCTCCCTGAAATCATGCCGGGCATGGTTATGAAATTTATAAGTATCAGCAAGGAAAATAGAGAATACATCTCAAGTTACGTTAACCTGGTAAATTACATCTTTAGCAAGCCCTGA
- a CDS encoding fibronectin type III domain-containing protein: protein MKDKFPVKIHILPDDRIIIEDWLNYRFKIFTMNGEYSKSFSTLYDMVVIDADRLAGFYWDTKASKPRAGVYSIDRRKWLWIDKRTAYNFNTSVLEVANKAIYVWNAEEEKGYNYSIEGELLQTYSEQPLALGIKSSRREGPVIKTTLSYSDETYTIFAKEPVEVDYRDENRFLYYIKIFVNASGDRIRQVYRYDICGKEKGMLELPLSMYEPQPGSMGKSIPVAEYGDPVVSHSGDVYTWMRSKKEYKIIKWTWVDKQSDPKGGPDEPQEVQAVPTVSGVFLTWKPAPQDPGCVKGYEIRKASSLDGNYSSGTIVPGNARQSYIFNDSSATSGARWYYRIRSLSDMGNSAHVEVNAAMP, encoded by the coding sequence ATGAAAGATAAGTTTCCTGTAAAAATTCATATTCTACCTGATGACAGAATCATTATTGAAGACTGGCTTAATTACAGATTCAAGATATTTACAATGAATGGGGAATACTCAAAAAGTTTTAGTACATTGTATGACATGGTTGTAATAGATGCCGATAGATTAGCCGGGTTTTATTGGGATACAAAAGCTTCAAAGCCCAGGGCAGGTGTCTATAGCATAGACCGGCGAAAATGGCTTTGGATTGATAAAAGAACTGCTTATAATTTTAATACTTCAGTACTTGAAGTCGCAAATAAAGCAATTTATGTATGGAATGCTGAGGAGGAAAAAGGTTATAACTACTCAATTGAGGGTGAACTGCTTCAAACCTATTCAGAACAGCCTTTGGCGCTGGGAATAAAGAGCAGCCGGCGCGAAGGACCTGTAATAAAAACGACCTTATCCTATTCCGATGAAACCTACACGATTTTTGCCAAAGAGCCTGTTGAGGTAGACTATCGTGATGAAAACCGCTTCCTTTATTATATTAAAATATTTGTAAATGCGTCGGGCGACCGTATCAGACAGGTTTATCGGTACGACATTTGCGGTAAGGAAAAAGGAATGCTTGAACTGCCTCTTTCCATGTATGAGCCTCAACCTGGATCGATGGGTAAATCCATACCGGTTGCAGAATATGGAGACCCTGTTGTTTCACATTCCGGTGATGTTTATACTTGGATGCGATCCAAAAAGGAGTACAAAATTATTAAATGGACCTGGGTCGATAAACAAAGTGATCCCAAAGGCGGCCCCGATGAGCCGCAAGAGGTTCAGGCCGTGCCTACCGTTTCCGGTGTTTTCCTCACATGGAAGCCTGCGCCCCAGGATCCCGGTTGTGTAAAAGGTTATGAAATCCGGAAGGCTTCTTCGCTGGATGGTAATTACAGCAGCGGTACTATTGTGCCGGGCAATGCCAGGCAATCATACATTTTCAATGACAGTTCTGCAACGTCAGGCGCGAGGTGGTATTACCGTATTCGCTCCCTTTCGGATATGGGCAATTCCGCTCATGTTGAGGTGAATGCGGCTATGCCCTAA
- the narI gene encoding respiratory nitrate reductase subunit gamma: MKMLDFFYGVYPYIALTVFVLGSILRFDREQYTWKSDSSQLLSNQGVWLPSNLFHIGVLAIFGGHLVGLVTPHGVFLALGISDMTHQYVAIIAGSIFGSICFLGAFLLWVRRLTNARVLANSRKMDIFIITWLVLTVLLGLSTIPFSYGHASQGDAGVMISLASWVQSVLTLGANPELLQGVDAVFLVHMFFGMTVFLLFPFSRLVHVWSVPIGYLGRAYQIMRRKQVAAR; the protein is encoded by the coding sequence ATAAAAATGTTAGATTTCTTTTATGGCGTATATCCATACATAGCGCTAACCGTTTTTGTATTGGGTAGTATTTTAAGGTTTGACAGGGAGCAGTATACCTGGAAGAGTGATTCCAGCCAGCTTCTTTCAAACCAGGGGGTCTGGTTGCCAAGCAATCTTTTCCATATAGGTGTACTGGCTATTTTCGGAGGTCATCTGGTGGGACTGGTTACACCTCACGGTGTTTTTCTTGCCCTCGGTATTTCTGATATGACTCACCAGTATGTAGCCATCATTGCCGGTTCCATTTTTGGGTCCATCTGTTTCCTCGGCGCTTTTCTGCTCTGGGTCCGCAGACTGACCAATGCAAGAGTTCTTGCTAACAGCAGAAAGATGGATATTTTCATTATTACCTGGCTGGTCCTGACCGTTCTTCTCGGTCTTTCAACCATTCCATTCTCTTACGGACATGCCTCACAGGGTGATGCCGGTGTCATGATTTCTCTTGCCAGCTGGGTACAGAGTGTTCTTACTCTCGGTGCTAATCCCGAGCTTCTCCAGGGAGTTGATGCAGTATTCCTCGTTCATATGTTCTTTGGTATGACTGTATTCCTGCTCTTCCCTTTCTCAAGGCTTGTTCATGTCTGGAGTGTGCCCATTGGTTACCTTGGCCGTGCTTACCAGATCATGAGAAGAAAGCAGGTTGCGGCCCGTTAA
- the narJ gene encoding nitrate reductase molybdenum cofactor assembly chaperone, protein MLIYKILSRLIDYPDQDLKDNIQTLRELVKNEKDVARADHEAINDFLDFVESKSLIELEQNYVQTFDSRPETSLHLTHHLFGDDDRGRGPALINLGEHFKKSGLTPAKGELPDYLPLILEFIATLEKEQAGEFLGEAVKVLTVLADNLEKEKSPYAPLIRIVERQGELYKKAA, encoded by the coding sequence ATGCTTATATATAAAATTCTTTCTCGATTAATTGATTATCCTGACCAGGATTTAAAGGATAATATCCAGACCTTGAGGGAACTTGTCAAAAATGAGAAAGATGTTGCCCGGGCGGACCATGAAGCCATCAATGACTTTCTTGATTTTGTGGAAAGCAAGAGCCTCATCGAGCTTGAGCAGAACTATGTCCAGACCTTTGACAGCAGGCCGGAAACCAGCCTTCACCTGACTCATCATCTCTTCGGAGATGATGACAGGGGGAGAGGCCCGGCCTTGATCAACCTTGGTGAGCATTTTAAAAAATCAGGACTCACCCCTGCAAAGGGTGAACTCCCCGATTATTTACCGCTTATACTTGAGTTTATCGCAACGCTTGAAAAAGAACAGGCTGGTGAATTTCTCGGTGAAGCAGTGAAGGTCCTTACTGTACTGGCTGATAATCTTGAAAAGGAAAAAAGTCCCTATGCCCCTCTTATTCGTATTGTTGAGAGGCAGGGGGAACTCTACAAAAAAGCCGCTTAA
- the narH gene encoding nitrate reductase subunit beta, which produces MKIRAQVAMVLNLDKCIGCHTCSVTCKNVWTNRKGVEYAWFNNVESKPGIGYPKEWENQDLWKGGWVKQGGKLELKAGGRLSKLLSIFANPNMPQIDDYYEPFDMNYSHLQKTPLLEAAPTARPHSQIDGSKMEKITWGPNWEDDLAGEFEKRSKDKNFDGIQKQMYSEFENTFHMYLPRLCNHCLNPACVASCPSGSIYKREEDGIVLVDQDKCRGWRMCVTGCPYKKAYYNWESGKAEKCIGCYPRIESGMPTNCAESCVGRIRYMGVILYDADKIGKAAGTDSEKSLYEEQLSMFLDPNDPKVQEQARREGIPESWLTAAQKSPVYKMAVEWKIAFPLHPEFRTLPMNWYVPPLSPVQSQIDQGNLPTESDGAIPKAEALRMPLQYLANLLTAGDEAPVLAAIRRMLAMRSYQRSINVEGKVNTASLDAAGITEDQAKEMYRYLGLGNYEDRFVVPTGHEEYMQEDYYAFQGQNGLTLGNSSSTGMGDSSLFPTKRERSEVPVEFVSAKRK; this is translated from the coding sequence ATGAAAATCCGAGCACAAGTTGCCATGGTCCTTAATCTGGACAAGTGCATAGGTTGCCATACTTGTTCGGTAACCTGCAAGAATGTATGGACTAACAGAAAAGGTGTTGAATATGCATGGTTCAACAATGTTGAGAGTAAGCCCGGTATCGGTTACCCTAAAGAGTGGGAAAACCAGGATCTCTGGAAAGGTGGCTGGGTCAAGCAGGGAGGCAAGCTGGAGTTGAAGGCCGGTGGCCGTCTTTCCAAGCTCTTAAGCATCTTTGCCAATCCCAATATGCCGCAAATCGATGATTACTATGAGCCTTTTGACATGAATTATTCTCACCTCCAGAAAACGCCGCTTCTTGAGGCGGCTCCCACTGCGCGCCCTCATTCACAGATTGACGGCAGCAAAATGGAGAAGATTACCTGGGGACCCAACTGGGAAGATGACCTTGCCGGCGAATTTGAAAAGCGTTCCAAGGACAAAAACTTCGATGGAATCCAGAAGCAGATGTATTCAGAGTTTGAAAATACATTCCACATGTATCTTCCCAGACTTTGTAACCACTGCCTCAATCCGGCCTGTGTCGCATCGTGTCCTTCAGGCTCTATCTACAAGCGTGAAGAAGACGGTATCGTCCTTGTTGACCAGGATAAGTGCCGTGGCTGGAGAATGTGTGTAACCGGTTGTCCCTATAAGAAAGCCTACTACAACTGGGAGTCGGGCAAGGCGGAAAAATGTATTGGCTGTTACCCGCGTATCGAGTCCGGTATGCCGACTAACTGTGCCGAGTCCTGCGTTGGAAGAATTCGTTACATGGGCGTCATTCTTTATGATGCCGACAAGATCGGTAAAGCTGCAGGTACTGATTCTGAGAAGAGCCTTTACGAGGAGCAACTCTCCATGTTCCTGGACCCTAATGACCCCAAGGTTCAGGAACAGGCCAGAAGGGAAGGAATTCCCGAGAGCTGGCTTACTGCGGCCCAGAAGTCGCCTGTTTACAAAATGGCTGTCGAGTGGAAGATCGCTTTCCCTCTTCATCCGGAGTTCAGAACACTGCCTATGAACTGGTATGTGCCACCCCTTTCTCCGGTACAGAGTCAGATCGATCAGGGAAATCTCCCGACCGAATCAGACGGCGCTATTCCCAAGGCGGAAGCGCTCAGAATGCCGCTTCAGTACCTTGCCAACCTCCTCACTGCCGGTGATGAGGCGCCTGTACTGGCTGCCATCCGGAGAATGCTTGCAATGAGAAGCTATCAGCGTTCTATCAATGTGGAAGGTAAGGTAAATACGGCCTCTCTCGATGCAGCGGGTATTACTGAAGATCAGGCCAAAGAAATGTACCGCTATCTTGGCCTGGGGAACTATGAAGACAGATTCGTTGTTCCAACGGGCCATGAAGAGTATATGCAGGAAGACTATTATGCCTTCCAGGGCCAGAATGGACTGACTCTCGGTAACTCCAGCTCTACCGGTATGGGTGATTCATCACTCTTTCCGACAAAGAGAGAGCGATCCGAAGTTCCCGTTGAGTTTGTTTCTGCCAAGCGTAAGTAA
- a CDS encoding nitrate reductase subunit alpha, which translates to MSHFLDRLKFFDKVVGTYSDGHGVVTREDRKWEDSYRNRWRFDKVVRSTHGVNCTGGCSWKIHVKSGLVAFEMQQTDYPRTRTDMPNHEPRGCQRGASFSWYLYSPHRIKYPLIRGRLVELYRKERESGKDPVEAWTAIQQDPEKRKRYTAVRGLGGFVRSSWDEVNEIIAAANVYTAKNHGPDRVIGFSPIPAMSMLSYAAGSRYLSLIGGPCLSFYDWYCDLPPASPQTWGEQTDVPEAADWYNSKYIIVCGANLPMTRTPDAHFAVESRYNGTKIVSMAPDYAEYVKFADLWMPVKQGTDAAAFLAMGHVALKEFYIEKQEPYFQEYAQKYTDFPVQVILRKVDGGYTSDRTLRASDFKDNMKQDNNPEWKTIVYDSKSKSFVCPNGSMGFRWGEEGKWNILPKNSVNQEEISAELSCIDNKDDVVAVGFPHFTPGEKDLLFRNVPARKIKLAGGEEAYVTSVFDLQVAQYGIDRGLGGDNVAKSYDDDNVAYTPAWQEKVTGVKRADIIRTGREFADNAAKTKGKSMVILGAAINHWYHADMNYRGIMNLLHICGCVGQSGGGWAHYVGQEKLRPQAGWAPVAFALDWARPPRHMNGTSFWYFHTDQWRYETINADALHTPVSKGKYKGYQLADYNVVAQRLGWLPSAPHFNKNPMDIVDEAEKAGASDEKGVAEYIVKNLKSGDIAFACEDIDAPESHPKNLFVWRANLLGCSAKGHEYFLKHLLGAQNGVLQEGVAGKESKEITWRDEAPTAKLDLMVDINFRLNSTGAYSDIILPTATWYEKNDLNTTDMHPFIHPLSEAVDPAWESKSDWQIFRRLSKSFSELAEKHLGVRKDVVALPMQHDSPMEIAQPFGVKDWKKGDCEPVPGKTLPILKVVERDFANTYKKFNALGPLMVKAGNNIKGMDWNTELEYEQLKDINRTINEEGITKGMPSLEDDISACEAVLQMAPETNGEVAHKSWHALSKKTGIDHSHLYAGRHEEKIRFHDIQAQPKKIITAPTWSGIESEEVSYNAGYTNIHEHIPFRTLTGRAHFYQDHDWMLDFGEGFCAYRPPMDLQHHKYVPDHVKDKKHVTLNWITPHSKWGIHSTYQDNQRMLTLFRGGPYIWVSEIDAKKAGIEDNDWIEAVNSNGATMARAVVSQRVPEGMALMYHAQEKNVNVPGSQTTGKRGGILNSVTRIVVKPTHMIGGYAQLSYAFNYYGTIGSQRDEYVHIHKVEDKDVDWLERPLTDEREAQPHPPGINN; encoded by the coding sequence ATGAGTCATTTTTTGGATAGGCTGAAATTCTTTGACAAGGTGGTTGGCACCTACTCCGATGGCCACGGTGTTGTGACCAGGGAGGATAGAAAATGGGAAGATTCCTATCGTAATCGCTGGCGATTCGACAAAGTCGTTCGTTCTACGCATGGAGTTAACTGTACCGGCGGATGCAGTTGGAAAATTCACGTAAAGAGCGGTCTTGTTGCTTTTGAGATGCAGCAGACCGACTACCCCCGTACCAGAACAGATATGCCGAATCACGAGCCGAGAGGCTGCCAGAGGGGCGCAAGTTTCTCATGGTATCTTTACTCGCCTCACCGTATCAAGTATCCCCTTATCAGGGGAAGACTGGTTGAACTCTACCGTAAAGAGCGTGAGTCAGGAAAAGACCCGGTAGAGGCCTGGACGGCTATTCAGCAGGATCCTGAAAAGCGTAAGCGCTATACGGCGGTCAGGGGACTTGGCGGTTTTGTAAGATCAAGCTGGGACGAGGTTAACGAGATTATTGCTGCGGCTAACGTTTACACGGCAAAAAATCACGGTCCTGACAGGGTCATCGGCTTCTCGCCCATTCCGGCCATGTCTATGCTTAGTTATGCGGCCGGTTCACGTTATCTTTCACTTATCGGTGGTCCCTGTCTTTCCTTCTACGACTGGTATTGCGACCTCCCGCCTGCGTCACCGCAGACCTGGGGTGAGCAGACCGATGTTCCCGAAGCGGCGGATTGGTATAACTCAAAGTATATTATCGTCTGTGGCGCAAACCTGCCCATGACGCGAACACCTGATGCTCACTTTGCCGTTGAATCGAGATATAACGGAACGAAGATTGTGTCCATGGCGCCTGACTACGCGGAATATGTCAAGTTTGCCGACCTCTGGATGCCTGTAAAGCAGGGTACCGATGCGGCCGCATTTCTTGCAATGGGGCATGTTGCGCTCAAGGAGTTTTACATTGAGAAGCAGGAGCCTTATTTCCAGGAGTATGCGCAAAAGTATACCGATTTTCCTGTCCAGGTAATTCTTAGAAAAGTGGACGGCGGCTATACGAGTGACAGAACGCTTAGAGCTTCCGACTTTAAAGACAATATGAAGCAGGATAATAATCCCGAGTGGAAAACTATTGTCTATGATTCAAAATCAAAGTCCTTTGTTTGCCCTAACGGATCCATGGGATTCAGGTGGGGTGAAGAAGGCAAGTGGAATATTCTGCCTAAAAACAGTGTAAACCAGGAAGAAATATCGGCAGAGCTCTCCTGTATCGACAATAAGGATGACGTTGTTGCAGTCGGATTCCCGCACTTTACTCCCGGTGAAAAGGACCTTCTTTTCCGCAACGTTCCTGCAAGGAAAATAAAGCTTGCCGGTGGTGAAGAAGCTTATGTAACGTCCGTCTTCGATCTTCAGGTTGCACAGTACGGTATTGACCGTGGTCTTGGTGGTGATAATGTTGCCAAGTCTTACGATGATGATAATGTTGCCTATACGCCTGCATGGCAGGAGAAGGTAACCGGTGTTAAGCGTGCCGACATTATCCGTACCGGTCGTGAGTTCGCTGATAATGCTGCCAAAACGAAGGGTAAGTCGATGGTTATCCTCGGCGCCGCTATTAACCACTGGTATCATGCAGACATGAACTACCGCGGTATTATGAATCTGCTTCATATCTGCGGTTGTGTCGGTCAGTCAGGTGGCGGTTGGGCCCACTATGTGGGTCAGGAAAAACTTCGTCCCCAGGCAGGTTGGGCGCCTGTAGCTTTTGCACTTGACTGGGCACGTCCGCCAAGGCATATGAATGGAACCAGCTTCTGGTATTTTCATACCGATCAGTGGCGTTATGAGACCATTAATGCTGATGCGCTTCACACGCCTGTTTCAAAAGGTAAATACAAGGGATACCAGTTGGCTGACTATAACGTTGTAGCACAGCGTCTTGGATGGTTGCCATCGGCGCCTCACTTTAACAAAAATCCAATGGACATAGTTGATGAAGCGGAAAAGGCCGGCGCAAGCGATGAAAAAGGTGTTGCAGAGTACATCGTAAAGAACCTCAAAAGCGGTGATATTGCCTTTGCCTGTGAAGATATCGATGCACCTGAAAGTCATCCTAAAAACCTCTTTGTCTGGAGAGCCAATCTGCTCGGTTGCAGTGCAAAAGGTCATGAATACTTCCTCAAGCATCTTCTCGGCGCACAAAACGGCGTTCTTCAGGAAGGTGTTGCAGGAAAGGAAAGCAAGGAGATCACATGGCGTGATGAGGCTCCTACAGCCAAGCTCGATCTCATGGTAGATATCAACTTCAGACTTAATTCCACCGGTGCATACTCTGATATCATTCTTCCTACTGCCACATGGTATGAGAAGAATGATCTCAATACGACGGATATGCATCCCTTCATTCACCCGCTTTCTGAAGCCGTTGATCCGGCATGGGAGAGCAAGAGTGACTGGCAGATCTTCAGAAGGCTTTCTAAGTCCTTCTCTGAACTGGCAGAAAAGCATCTCGGTGTGAGGAAGGATGTTGTTGCTCTTCCCATGCAGCACGATTCACCTATGGAGATTGCCCAGCCTTTCGGTGTTAAGGACTGGAAGAAGGGTGATTGTGAGCCTGTTCCGGGAAAAACACTTCCTATCCTGAAAGTTGTCGAGCGTGATTTTGCCAATACCTATAAGAAGTTTAACGCCCTTGGACCTCTCATGGTCAAGGCCGGTAACAATATTAAAGGTATGGACTGGAATACGGAACTCGAATATGAGCAGTTGAAAGACATTAATAGAACTATTAATGAAGAGGGTATTACGAAAGGAATGCCTTCACTTGAAGATGACATTTCTGCTTGTGAAGCCGTTCTCCAGATGGCGCCTGAAACCAACGGCGAGGTTGCTCACAAATCATGGCATGCGCTCAGCAAGAAGACGGGCATTGATCACAGTCATCTTTATGCAGGACGTCATGAAGAGAAAATTCGCTTCCATGACATCCAGGCTCAGCCCAAAAAGATTATCACGGCGCCCACATGGAGCGGTATTGAGTCTGAAGAGGTGAGTTACAATGCTGGGTATACCAACATTCATGAGCATATCCCTTTCAGGACGCTCACGGGACGTGCTCACTTCTACCAGGATCACGATTGGATGCTCGATTTCGGTGAAGGTTTCTGTGCTTACAGGCCCCCTATGGATCTCCAGCATCACAAGTATGTTCCTGATCATGTGAAAGACAAGAAGCATGTCACGCTTAACTGGATTACACCGCATTCCAAGTGGGGTATTCACAGCACTTACCAGGATAACCAGAGAATGCTTACCCTTTTTAGAGGGGGTCCTTACATCTGGGTATCTGAAATCGACGCCAAAAAAGCCGGTATCGAGGATAATGACTGGATAGAGGCCGTTAACAGCAATGGCGCTACGATGGCCCGTGCCGTAGTAAGTCAGAGAGTTCCCGAAGGAATGGCACTCATGTATCACGCCCAGGAAAAGAACGTCAACGTTCCCGGATCGCAAACAACCGGCAAGCGGGGCGGAATACTCAACAGTGTTACCCGAATCGTAGTTAAACCGACGCATATGATAGGTGGTTACGCCCAACTGTCTTACGCATTTAACTATTACGGAACAATAGGTTCACAGCGTGACGAATATGTCCATATCCACAAAGTTGAGGATAAGGATGTTGACTGGCTGGAGAGGCCGCTTACCGATGAGAGGGAAGCGCAGCCACATCCTCCGGGAATTAATAATTAA
- a CDS encoding antiporter — MADLHDWRVEDQEFWESTGKKIANRNLWISIPSLLVGFSVWLMWGILAVQMINLGFTFDKSQLFTLGAIAGLTGATLRIPSSFMIRIAGGRNTIFLTTAFLMIPAFGAGVLMMNPDTPLWKFQIMALLSGFGGGNFASSMSNISFFFPKKVQGMSLGLNAGLGNFGVTTMQVLIPLSMTVGFFGLTGDSLTLVKTSGTLIGKIPVGTESWIQNGGFVWLIFLVPLAFFGWFGLNNIRTEAVSPDIGSTASAFGKIIGLLLIGFATAIFGLTLLLKFKVSKWIVVPVVIFLTVMVMKAIPGSIKPNLQRQFKIFNNKHTWVMTVIYIMTFGSFIGYAASFPLCIKVIFGFKHVIVDGVMTHNQANPDGPSALSYAWMGPFIGALIRPVGGWISDRMGGAFITQIVSIVMILSALGASYFMAAAYKSPTPQDYFMPFFIIFLVLFTATGVGNGSTFRTIAMVFDEEQAGPVLGWTSAVAAYGAFIMPKVFGEQIKAATPEYALYGFAAFYFVCLILNWWYYLGPKADVKNP; from the coding sequence ATGGCAGATTTACATGATTGGAGAGTTGAGGACCAGGAATTCTGGGAATCAACGGGAAAGAAAATTGCGAATAGGAACTTGTGGATTTCTATTCCGAGCCTGCTGGTTGGTTTTTCAGTATGGCTTATGTGGGGGATTTTGGCAGTTCAGATGATTAACCTGGGGTTTACCTTTGATAAGTCACAATTATTCACCCTCGGTGCGATAGCTGGTCTTACGGGTGCAACGCTCAGAATACCGAGTTCCTTTATGATCAGAATCGCAGGGGGCAGGAATACTATTTTCCTGACGACGGCATTCCTGATGATACCTGCATTCGGAGCAGGTGTCCTTATGATGAATCCTGATACACCGCTTTGGAAGTTTCAGATTATGGCACTTCTTTCCGGATTCGGTGGAGGAAACTTTGCTTCTTCCATGAGTAATATCAGTTTCTTCTTCCCAAAGAAGGTTCAGGGTATGTCTCTCGGTTTAAATGCAGGACTTGGTAACTTCGGTGTTACTACCATGCAGGTTCTTATTCCGCTTTCAATGACAGTCGGTTTCTTCGGACTTACCGGAGATTCTCTGACACTCGTTAAAACAAGTGGAACGCTTATCGGAAAGATCCCCGTCGGTACCGAGTCATGGATCCAGAATGGTGGGTTCGTATGGCTCATCTTCCTTGTGCCGCTCGCCTTTTTTGGATGGTTCGGTCTGAATAACATCCGGACCGAGGCAGTGTCTCCAGATATCGGTTCTACGGCAAGTGCCTTTGGAAAAATTATCGGTCTTTTGCTTATCGGATTTGCCACAGCAATCTTCGGTCTTACTCTCCTCCTGAAGTTCAAGGTGAGCAAGTGGATCGTGGTGCCCGTCGTTATCTTCCTGACAGTTATGGTGATGAAGGCAATTCCGGGCTCCATCAAGCCTAATCTTCAGCGGCAGTTTAAGATCTTTAATAACAAGCATACATGGGTCATGACAGTTATCTACATTATGACCTTTGGTTCCTTTATCGGATACGCCGCATCATTCCCGCTCTGTATCAAGGTTATCTTCGGCTTCAAGCATGTGATCGTTGACGGAGTTATGACGCACAACCAGGCTAACCCTGACGGACCGAGCGCCCTTTCATACGCGTGGATGGGACCATTCATCGGTGCACTAATCAGACCTGTTGGTGGTTGGATCTCTGACAGGATGGGTGGAGCCTTCATTACTCAGATCGTATCTATCGTGATGATTCTGTCCGCGCTTGGTGCTTCCTACTTTATGGCTGCTGCTTACAAGTCGCCCACACCGCAGGATTACTTCATGCCATTCTTCATTATCTTCCTGGTTCTCTTTACAGCGACTGGTGTCGGCAATGGTTCAACCTTCAGGACGATCGCCATGGTCTTTGATGAGGAGCAGGCCGGTCCTGTTCTTGGTTGGACTTCCGCTGTTGCTGCTTACGGTGCCTTCATTATGCCTAAGGTTTTTGGTGAGCAGATCAAGGCGGCTACTCCGGAATATGCACTTTACGGATTTGCGGCATTCTACTTTGTGTGCCTCATTTTAAACTGGTGGTATTATCTCGGGCCAAAGGCAGATGTCAAGAACCCATAA